Proteins encoded in a region of the Ancylobacter sp. SL191 genome:
- a CDS encoding DUF1513 domain-containing protein, producing MGLFDRSPSGVSRRGLLGTLGTVVAAPRLLFGGAAHADDHARDLMETEWVGTAGVGEGFAPVLLSPDMEATPVGAAGQRLHWVEPGPDGRTAIAVARRPGTTAIVFDRRSGTVLARFEPGEGRVFSGHGRFIEDGRRFLAVEIERASGQGVVTRRVPEAGFAIEAEWASSGIGPHDLLPVGGTLIVANGGVEPHTPEAVGAEIAGASVALLDPMSGAARGVAALSDDLASLSLRHLASAPDGFTVIAAQDLLADGIARPLLYAVEGERLTAFDAPDAEWRGLRTYVGSVAFDASGAYVAAASPRGNRVAVWRRDGRFIGALTLVDGCGLAPTRQAGQFLATSGLGEIALLATDGESLGVSARVKKDLRFDNHAALAV from the coding sequence ATGGGCCTGTTCGACCGCTCCCCCTCCGGCGTCTCCCGTCGCGGCCTGCTCGGCACGCTCGGCACGGTGGTGGCTGCGCCGCGCCTTCTGTTCGGCGGCGCCGCTCATGCCGACGACCATGCGCGCGACCTGATGGAGACCGAATGGGTCGGCACCGCCGGCGTGGGCGAGGGCTTCGCGCCGGTGCTGCTGTCGCCCGACATGGAGGCGACGCCGGTCGGCGCGGCCGGACAGCGGCTGCACTGGGTGGAGCCCGGCCCGGACGGGCGCACCGCCATCGCCGTGGCGCGGCGGCCCGGCACCACCGCCATCGTCTTCGACCGGCGCAGCGGCACCGTGCTGGCGCGGTTCGAGCCGGGCGAGGGGCGGGTGTTCTCCGGCCATGGACGATTCATCGAGGACGGGCGGCGGTTCCTCGCGGTGGAGATCGAGCGGGCGAGCGGGCAGGGCGTCGTCACCCGCCGCGTGCCGGAGGCGGGCTTCGCCATCGAGGCGGAATGGGCCTCGTCCGGCATCGGCCCGCATGATCTCCTCCCCGTCGGCGGAACGCTCATCGTCGCCAATGGCGGTGTCGAGCCGCACACGCCGGAAGCGGTGGGCGCGGAGATCGCCGGCGCCAGTGTCGCGCTGCTCGATCCCATGAGCGGGGCCGCGCGAGGCGTCGCGGCGTTGAGCGACGATCTCGCCTCCCTGTCGCTGCGGCATCTGGCCAGCGCGCCGGATGGCTTCACCGTGATCGCCGCGCAGGATCTGCTCGCCGACGGCATCGCCCGCCCGCTGCTCTACGCCGTGGAAGGCGAGCGGCTGACCGCCTTCGACGCGCCGGACGCCGAATGGCGGGGACTGCGCACCTATGTCGGCTCGGTGGCGTTCGATGCCTCCGGCGCCTATGTCGCCGCCGCCAGCCCGCGCGGCAACCGCGTCGCGGTGTGGCGCCGCGACGGGCGCTTTATCGGCGCGCTGACGCTGGTGGATGGCTGCGGCCTCGCCCCGACGCGGCAGGCCGGGCAGTTCCTCGCCACCAGCGGGCTCGGCGAGATCGCGCTGCTGGCGACGGATGGTGAGTCACTGGGAGTCAGCGCGCGGGTGAAGAAAGACCTGCGCTTCGACAATCATGCGGCACTTGCGGTCTGA
- a CDS encoding NAD(P)/FAD-dependent oxidoreductase, producing MSANPSSDSRNSAPPQVAIIGAGPAGLIAAEMLAQAGCVVTIHERMPSPARKFLIAGRGGLNLTHSEPRAAFIGRYGAAADWLAPLLDAFPPARLQAWVEGLGEPTFIGSSGRLFPASFKASPLLRAWLRRLDALGVRLAPRQLWKGWDEAGGLRLATAEGEAIIRPDATLLALGGASWPRLGSDGGWVELLRAAGVTVAPLRPANSGAHIGWSETFRSRFAGEPLKRIALTLDGATVRGEAMIDPAGLEGGAVYALSAPLHAMVERQGQATLTLDLRPDLSAARLAERLAASRKGESLSNRLRKAAGLSPVAAGLLREGEGPLPTEPLELAARIKALPLTVTGMAGLERAISSAGGITRSDVSDGLMLTARPGVFVAGEMLDWEAPTGGYLLQASFATGVAAALGILGYLGVRAPEPWMGGWEAEARGEPRARREAKARDDD from the coding sequence GTGAGCGCAAACCCCTCATCCGACTCACGGAATTCCGCCCCGCCGCAGGTGGCGATCATCGGCGCCGGTCCGGCCGGGCTGATCGCCGCCGAAATGCTGGCACAGGCCGGCTGCGTGGTGACGATCCATGAGCGCATGCCCTCGCCCGCGCGTAAATTCCTCATCGCCGGGCGGGGCGGGCTGAACCTCACCCACTCCGAACCGCGCGCCGCTTTCATCGGCCGCTATGGCGCGGCGGCCGATTGGCTCGCGCCTCTGCTGGATGCGTTCCCGCCGGCCCGGCTTCAGGCCTGGGTCGAGGGGCTGGGCGAGCCGACCTTCATCGGCTCGAGCGGCCGGCTGTTCCCCGCGAGCTTCAAGGCCTCGCCCTTGCTGCGCGCCTGGCTGCGCCGGCTGGACGCCCTCGGCGTGCGCCTTGCCCCCCGCCAACTCTGGAAGGGCTGGGACGAGGCCGGCGGTTTGCGCCTCGCGACAGCGGAGGGGGAAGCCATCATCCGGCCGGACGCCACGCTGCTGGCGCTGGGCGGGGCAAGCTGGCCGCGCCTCGGCAGCGATGGCGGCTGGGTCGAGCTTCTGCGCGCCGCGGGTGTCACGGTTGCGCCGTTGCGTCCGGCCAATAGCGGCGCGCATATCGGCTGGTCGGAGACCTTCCGCAGCCGCTTCGCCGGCGAGCCGTTGAAGCGGATCGCGCTCACTCTTGATGGCGCGACAGTACGCGGCGAGGCGATGATCGACCCGGCGGGGCTGGAGGGCGGCGCGGTCTATGCGCTGTCCGCCCCACTGCACGCCATGGTCGAGCGGCAGGGGCAGGCGACATTGACGCTCGACCTCCGCCCGGACCTCTCCGCCGCGCGTCTGGCCGAGCGGCTGGCCGCGAGCCGCAAGGGCGAGTCGCTGTCGAACCGGTTGCGCAAGGCGGCGGGCCTCTCACCCGTCGCGGCCGGTCTGCTGCGCGAGGGCGAGGGGCCCTTGCCGACCGAGCCTTTGGAGCTCGCCGCGCGCATCAAGGCGCTGCCGCTCACCGTCACCGGCATGGCGGGTCTGGAGCGCGCGATCTCGAGCGCCGGCGGCATCACCCGATCGGACGTGAGCGATGGTCTGATGCTCACGGCGCGGCCCGGCGTGTTCGTGGCAGGCGAGATGCTGGACTGGGAAGCGCCGACGGGCGGCTACCTGCTGCAAGCCTCTTTCGCCACGGGCGTCGCGGCGGCATTGGGGATTCTCGGCTATCTCGGTGTGAGGGCGCCCGAACCGTGGATGGGCGGCTGGGAGGCCGAGGCACGCGGGGAGCCTCGCGCGCGGCGGGAAGCTAAGGCGCGGGACGACGACTGA
- a CDS encoding di-heme oxidoredictase family protein, with the protein MVAGRRAHGRRRLLPFLLAAFLLPLPATAGDDGLDIAIGKALFERPWVPAPSSTRANDGLGPLFDARSCSACHPGAGQGATAINQAGRPEGLGLVLGLFREDGGPDPVYGHRLETMTLPGVPAEGAIGVTVMNGRRIPHADELGYGPLDAATQVTLRVAPDLRGRGRLELVDDAAILALEDPDDRNGDGVRGRARRLETPEGGSRIGRFGWKASHADLAGQTSEAFSLDLGLSTPRRLEPWGDCTPAQTACRNAPHGRDAEGEPEITEAIVSRIDAYLRSLKAPASEPDRRGAKLFAATGCAACHHPSLPTRDGGHLALFTDVLLHDMGTGLADPAGVPGAGAAEWRTAPLAGLSRSLARGLGLLHDGRATNVAEAVGWHGGEASGARMRFDALDDRQRRILIDYVSSL; encoded by the coding sequence TTGGTCGCTGGTCGGCGAGCTCATGGTCGCCGACGTCTCCTTCCCTTTCTCCTCGCCGCCTTCCTCCTCCCGCTTCCCGCCACCGCCGGCGATGACGGCCTCGACATCGCCATCGGCAAGGCGTTGTTCGAGCGACCCTGGGTGCCGGCGCCGAGTTCCACCCGCGCCAATGACGGGCTCGGCCCGCTGTTCGATGCGCGCTCCTGCTCGGCCTGCCATCCCGGCGCCGGGCAGGGGGCGACGGCAATCAACCAGGCCGGGCGACCGGAGGGGCTGGGGCTGGTCCTGGGCCTGTTCCGTGAAGATGGCGGGCCGGACCCGGTCTATGGCCACCGGCTGGAGACGATGACGCTGCCGGGCGTGCCGGCGGAGGGCGCCATCGGCGTCACGGTGATGAACGGCCGGCGCATCCCGCACGCGGACGAACTCGGCTATGGCCCGCTGGACGCCGCCACGCAGGTGACGCTGCGCGTCGCGCCGGATCTGCGCGGGCGCGGGCGGCTGGAACTGGTGGATGACGCCGCCATTCTCGCGCTCGAAGATCCCGACGACCGCAATGGCGACGGCGTGCGCGGGCGGGCACGGCGGCTGGAGACGCCCGAGGGTGGCTCGCGCATCGGCCGCTTCGGCTGGAAGGCGAGCCATGCCGATCTGGCCGGACAGACGTCGGAAGCCTTCTCGCTCGACCTCGGCCTCTCCACGCCGCGCCGACTGGAGCCGTGGGGCGACTGCACGCCGGCGCAGACCGCCTGCCGCAACGCCCCGCATGGGCGGGACGCCGAGGGCGAACCGGAAATCACCGAGGCTATCGTCTCGCGCATCGACGCCTATCTGCGCAGCCTGAAGGCACCCGCCAGCGAGCCCGACCGACGCGGCGCCAAGCTGTTCGCCGCCACGGGCTGCGCGGCCTGCCACCACCCCTCTCTGCCGACCCGCGATGGCGGGCACCTTGCCCTGTTCACCGATGTGCTGCTGCACGATATGGGCACGGGGCTGGCCGATCCGGCCGGCGTGCCCGGCGCCGGTGCCGCCGAGTGGCGCACGGCACCGCTGGCGGGCCTCTCGCGCTCTCTGGCGCGCGGCCTCGGTCTGCTGCATGACGGCCGCGCCACCAATGTCGCCGAGGCTGTGGGCTGGCATGGCGGCGAGGCGAGTGGCGCCAGGATGCGTTTCGACGCTCTGGATGACCGCCAGCGCCGTATCCTGATCGACTATGTGTCGTCTCTATGA
- a CDS encoding imelysin family protein → MRAKTLFAAPLLAAVALGALIAAGPAGADTAAPKVRDVVVTYADIAEAMYGDSLKTAKDLQAAVDAFLAAPTEANLDKAKAAWKAARVPYQQTEGYRFGNAIVDDWEGRVNAWPLDEGLIDYVDAKSYGDASDENPLYTANVIANTKIRVGKKTIDATKITPKLLDSLQEAGGVESNVAIGYHAIEFLLWGQDLNGTGPGAGKRPATDYDTANCTNGHCDRRAAYLKAATDLLVSDLEDMAKAWSAKGKARAAVLKQKDKAALGTILTGLGSLSYGELAGERMKLGLILHDPEEEHDCFSDNTHNSHYYDELGIASIYRGKYTRVDGTVVEGPSVAAYAAAKAPDAAKEADAKVDAALAALKAIKDEADSGKEAYDQMIGEGNAAGNKLVQTGVDSLVAQTRGFEGVVAALKLKIKVEGSDSLDDPSKVGQ, encoded by the coding sequence ATGCGAGCCAAAACCCTGTTCGCGGCGCCGCTTCTGGCGGCCGTTGCGCTCGGCGCCCTCATAGCGGCCGGCCCGGCCGGCGCCGACACCGCCGCGCCGAAGGTGCGCGATGTCGTCGTCACCTATGCCGACATCGCCGAGGCGATGTATGGCGACAGCCTGAAGACCGCGAAGGATCTGCAGGCCGCCGTCGACGCCTTCCTCGCCGCGCCGACCGAGGCCAATCTCGACAAGGCCAAGGCCGCCTGGAAGGCCGCCCGCGTGCCCTACCAGCAGACCGAGGGCTACCGCTTCGGCAATGCCATCGTCGACGATTGGGAAGGCCGCGTGAACGCCTGGCCGCTCGATGAGGGGCTGATCGACTATGTCGACGCCAAGTCCTATGGCGACGCCTCGGACGAGAACCCGCTCTACACCGCCAATGTGATCGCCAACACCAAGATCCGCGTCGGCAAGAAAACCATCGACGCCACCAAGATCACGCCCAAGCTGCTCGACAGCCTGCAGGAGGCTGGCGGCGTCGAGTCGAACGTCGCCATCGGCTACCACGCCATCGAATTCCTGCTCTGGGGCCAGGATCTGAACGGCACCGGGCCGGGCGCCGGCAAGCGTCCCGCCACCGATTACGACACCGCCAACTGCACCAACGGCCATTGCGACCGCCGCGCCGCCTATCTCAAGGCCGCCACCGACCTGCTCGTGTCCGACCTCGAGGACATGGCCAAGGCGTGGAGCGCCAAGGGCAAGGCCCGCGCCGCCGTGCTCAAGCAGAAGGACAAGGCTGCGCTCGGCACCATCCTCACCGGCCTCGGCTCGCTGTCCTATGGCGAGCTGGCGGGCGAGCGGATGAAGCTCGGCCTCATCCTGCACGACCCGGAGGAGGAGCATGACTGCTTCTCCGACAACACCCATAACTCGCACTATTACGACGAGCTGGGCATCGCCTCGATCTATCGCGGCAAGTACACCCGCGTGGACGGCACCGTCGTGGAAGGCCCCTCGGTCGCCGCCTATGCGGCCGCCAAGGCGCCGGACGCGGCGAAGGAAGCCGACGCCAAGGTCGACGCCGCGCTCGCCGCGCTGAAGGCGATCAAGGACGAGGCCGACAGCGGCAAGGAGGCCTATGATCAGATGATCGGCGAGGGCAACGCGGCCGGCAACAAGCTGGTGCAGACCGGCGTCGATTCGCTGGTCGCCCAGACCCGCGGCTTCGAGGGCGTGGTCGCCGCGCTCAAGCTCAAGATCAAGGTCGAGGGTTCGGACAGCCTGGACGACCCGTCCAAGGTCGGTCAGTGA
- a CDS encoding aminotransferase, with protein MNSLFADLPTTVFETMSRLAREHQAVNLGQGFPDDPGPLDVREKAAEAVLHGWNQYPPMMGVPELRRAVADHYRLWQGLDLDPDAEVMVTSGATEAIAGALLALIEPGDEVVLLQPLYDAYLPLVQRAGGVPRLVRLVPPHWQITEAALDAAFTPRTRLVLFNNPHNPTGRVFSRPELDLLATYTQRAGAVLVSDEVWEHVVFDGHEPVSVLALPGLRERAVKIGSAGKIFGMTGWKVGFVCAAPQLMKVLSKAHQFLTFTTPPALQHAVAYGLGKPQDWFLGTRASLQRSRDRLARGLSEAGFPVLPSSGTYFLNVDLAPLKLEVSDEEFCHRLVTAHGVAAIPVSAFYAQDAVRSVVRFCFAKTDATLDQALGRLQHAVPEAASGR; from the coding sequence ATGAACTCTCTGTTTGCCGATCTGCCGACCACGGTGTTCGAGACCATGTCGCGCCTCGCGCGCGAGCATCAGGCGGTGAATCTCGGCCAGGGCTTCCCGGATGACCCCGGCCCGCTCGACGTGCGCGAGAAGGCGGCGGAAGCGGTGCTGCATGGTTGGAACCAGTACCCGCCGATGATGGGCGTGCCGGAGCTGCGCCGCGCGGTGGCCGATCACTATCGGCTCTGGCAGGGGCTCGACCTCGACCCCGACGCCGAGGTGATGGTGACCTCCGGCGCCACCGAGGCGATCGCCGGCGCGCTGCTGGCGCTGATCGAGCCGGGCGACGAGGTGGTGCTGTTACAGCCGCTCTATGACGCCTATCTGCCGCTGGTGCAGCGGGCAGGCGGCGTGCCGCGCCTCGTGCGTCTCGTGCCGCCGCACTGGCAGATCACCGAGGCGGCGCTGGACGCCGCCTTCACGCCGCGCACGCGCCTCGTGCTGTTCAACAACCCGCACAACCCGACCGGTCGCGTCTTCTCCCGCCCCGAGCTCGACCTTCTCGCCACCTACACCCAGCGGGCCGGCGCGGTGCTCGTCAGCGATGAGGTGTGGGAGCATGTCGTGTTCGACGGCCATGAGCCGGTGTCGGTGCTGGCTCTGCCCGGTTTGCGCGAGCGCGCCGTGAAGATCGGTTCGGCCGGCAAGATCTTCGGCATGACCGGCTGGAAGGTCGGCTTCGTCTGCGCCGCCCCACAGTTGATGAAGGTGCTGTCCAAGGCGCACCAGTTCCTCACCTTCACGACGCCGCCCGCGCTCCAGCACGCGGTGGCCTATGGCCTCGGCAAGCCGCAGGACTGGTTCCTCGGCACGCGCGCCAGCCTCCAGCGCTCGCGTGACCGGCTGGCGCGCGGCCTGTCCGAGGCCGGCTTTCCGGTGCTGCCCTCGTCCGGCACCTATTTCCTCAATGTCGATCTAGCCCCTCTGAAGCTGGAGGTCAGCGACGAGGAATTCTGCCACCGCCTTGTAACAGCGCATGGCGTGGCCGCGATTCCGGTCTCGGCCTTCTATGCGCAGGATGCGGTGCGCAGCGTGGTGCGCTTCTGTTTCGCCAAGACCGATGCGACGCTCGATCAGGCGCTCGGACGCCTTCAACATGCGGTGCCCGAGGCCGCTTCAGGTCGATAA
- a CDS encoding imelysin family protein produces MNRSPFALVLALASQIGQVAGHAAQSVPVLAGATALLSGLFVGRANAAPVSAPEVVESWLLPRYDTLRTATRAQLQAWDSFCARPTPEGLTELKSHFAAVSDGWASVEFITFGPVMLSLRPDRFNLFPERRNAVGRSVAEIIGDATDERLQPDHFFRLSAAVQGLPALERVLYDDGAEAALVTGPEAARRCALGRAIALNLATIAEELRDGWGDRQNGLLGQLIAGHSDPVYFPEPGALLSQMVTDLAGAYQRVVDQRLLVVLGKTPDDAKPLLADRRRSGLSRETIIAIIASADALADQLALGLDAKGRATIEKTMAGAEAAAKALPEDIGAAATTPQGRKQLQATITAFKAAQASVASPLASGLGVPLGFNALDGD; encoded by the coding sequence ATGAACCGCTCTCCCTTCGCGCTGGTGCTGGCGCTGGCAAGCCAGATCGGGCAGGTGGCGGGCCATGCGGCGCAAAGCGTGCCCGTCCTTGCCGGAGCCACGGCGCTGCTGTCCGGCCTGTTCGTCGGCCGGGCCAATGCGGCGCCCGTCTCGGCGCCGGAGGTGGTGGAGAGCTGGCTGCTGCCACGCTACGACACGCTGAGGACGGCGACACGGGCGCAGCTTCAGGCCTGGGACAGCTTCTGCGCCAGGCCGACCCCTGAGGGCCTAACCGAACTCAAGTCGCACTTTGCCGCCGTGTCCGATGGCTGGGCCTCGGTCGAGTTCATCACCTTCGGCCCGGTCATGCTCTCGCTGCGGCCGGACCGCTTCAACCTGTTCCCGGAGCGGCGCAACGCGGTCGGCCGTTCGGTGGCCGAGATCATTGGCGACGCGACGGATGAGCGGTTGCAGCCCGACCATTTCTTCCGCCTGAGCGCCGCCGTGCAGGGCCTGCCGGCGCTGGAGCGCGTGCTCTATGACGACGGCGCGGAGGCCGCACTGGTGACGGGGCCGGAAGCCGCGCGGCGCTGCGCGCTCGGCCGCGCCATCGCCCTCAACCTCGCCACCATCGCCGAGGAGCTGCGCGACGGCTGGGGCGACCGGCAGAACGGCCTGCTCGGCCAGTTGATCGCCGGCCACTCCGATCCCGTCTATTTCCCGGAGCCGGGCGCGCTGCTGAGCCAGATGGTGACCGACCTCGCCGGCGCCTATCAGCGCGTCGTCGACCAGCGCCTGCTCGTCGTGCTCGGCAAGACGCCGGATGACGCCAAGCCGCTGCTGGCCGACCGGCGGCGCAGCGGTCTGTCGCGCGAGACCATCATCGCCATCATCGCCAGCGCCGACGCCTTGGCCGACCAGCTTGCGCTTGGCCTCGACGCCAAGGGGCGGGCGACCATCGAGAAGACCATGGCGGGCGCCGAGGCGGCGGCCAAGGCGCTGCCCGAGGATATCGGCGCCGCCGCGACCACGCCGCAGGGGCGCAAGCAGTTGCAGGCCACCATCACCGCCTTCAAGGCGGCGCAGGCGAGCGTCGCCAGCCCGCTCGCTTCCGGCCTCGGCGTGCCACTCGGCTTCAACGCGCTCGACGGCGACTGA
- the urtA gene encoding urea ABC transporter substrate-binding protein produces MLNLFTQARRVAARAAFGAAALAVAGAALPAQAQETIKVGVLHSLSGTMAISETTLKDTVLFMVQEQNAKGGVLGKKLEAVVVDPASNWPLFAEKARELLAKDKVAVVFGCWTSVSRKSVLPVFKELNGLLFYPVQYEGEESERNVFYTGAAPNQQAIPAVDYLMENEGVKRWVLAGTDYVYPRTTNKILEAYLKSKGVKAEDIMINYTPFGHSDWQTIVADIKKFGSAGKKTAVVSTINGDANVPFYKELGNQGIKATDIPVVAFSVGEEELAGIDTKPLVGHLAAWNYFQSVDTPENKEFIAKWKAYTKNDKRVTNDPMEATVIGFNMWVKAVEKAGTTDPDAVIDSIIGVAVPNLSGGYSAMMPNHHITKPVLIGEIKDDGQFDIVEQTPGLIVAEEWSPHLEGSKDLISDWRKPLNCGNFNVKTGKCGGAGQ; encoded by the coding sequence ATGCTCAACCTGTTCACTCAGGCGCGGCGCGTAGCTGCTCGCGCTGCGTTCGGCGCGGCTGCGCTTGCCGTTGCCGGCGCGGCCCTGCCCGCGCAGGCCCAGGAAACGATCAAGGTCGGCGTGCTGCACTCGCTGTCCGGCACCATGGCGATCAGCGAGACCACGCTGAAGGACACCGTGCTGTTCATGGTGCAGGAACAGAACGCCAAGGGCGGCGTGCTCGGCAAGAAGCTCGAGGCGGTGGTGGTCGATCCGGCCTCCAACTGGCCGCTCTTCGCCGAGAAGGCGCGCGAGCTGCTCGCCAAGGACAAGGTCGCGGTCGTGTTCGGCTGCTGGACCTCGGTGTCCCGCAAGTCCGTGCTGCCGGTGTTCAAGGAGCTGAATGGCCTCCTGTTCTACCCGGTCCAGTATGAGGGCGAGGAGAGCGAGCGCAACGTGTTCTACACCGGCGCCGCCCCGAACCAGCAGGCGATCCCGGCGGTCGACTACCTGATGGAAAACGAAGGCGTGAAGCGCTGGGTGCTCGCCGGCACCGACTATGTCTATCCGCGCACGACCAACAAGATCCTCGAAGCCTATCTGAAGTCCAAGGGCGTCAAGGCCGAGGACATCATGATCAACTACACGCCGTTCGGTCACTCCGACTGGCAGACCATCGTCGCCGACATCAAGAAGTTCGGTTCGGCCGGCAAGAAGACCGCCGTCGTCTCGACCATCAATGGCGACGCCAACGTGCCGTTCTACAAGGAACTCGGTAACCAGGGCATCAAGGCGACCGATATCCCGGTCGTGGCGTTCTCGGTGGGTGAGGAAGAGCTCGCCGGCATCGACACCAAGCCGCTGGTCGGCCATCTCGCGGCGTGGAACTACTTCCAGTCGGTCGATACTCCCGAGAACAAGGAGTTCATCGCCAAGTGGAAGGCCTATACCAAGAACGACAAGCGCGTGACCAACGACCCGATGGAAGCCACCGTCATCGGCTTCAACATGTGGGTCAAGGCGGTCGAGAAGGCCGGCACCACCGATCCTGACGCGGTGATCGACTCCATCATCGGCGTCGCCGTGCCGAACCTCTCGGGCGGCTACTCGGCCATGATGCCGAACCACCACATCACCAAGCCGGTGCTCATCGGCGAGATCAAGGACGACGGCCAGTTCGACATCGTCGAGCAGACCCCCGGCCTGATCGTTGCCGAAGAGTGGTCGCCCCACCTCGAAGGCTCCAAGGATCTGATCTCCGATTGGCGCAAGCCGCTCAACTGCGGCAACTTCAACGTCAAGACCGGCAAGTGCGGCGGCGCCGGCCAGTGA
- a CDS encoding multicopper oxidase family protein: MKSRGAGLSRRAFLGAGAALGALGAIAPSRLGQARAPAPFVPTERLTLAAGPMDMRLLGPDGPATPCYAYDGEPFRLIRLPRGARLEATYANGLHEGSSLHFHGIRMPNEFDGVPPLTQPLVEPGARFVHQLPLDDPGTFFFHPHCDETGQAGRGLVGVLIVEDPRDPRFDAEHVLCLKDWRLADDGSFLPLTEADGASKAGTYGATRTCNGQPRLALNAPAGGDVRLRILNVDSTRVMDIGVEGGEAWLIAVDGHALKPVKLDDLPDGIWRMGPAQRIDLHVRMPANGAPVTFGDYRAADIYSFATLSARGRVKRPRKGPLALPPPELPVPALDSAETLSFTLQQATDAAVKELGLPPDDPLAKALVASFCVGAATYWSIGQVSWSAGTRLGLPPPLARMEVGKSYRVTIKNETRFPHPIHLHGHAFAVLGSSKGRLPPHFADTVLVQPGEAVDIAFVAAPGDWVFHCHILEHMETGMMGWFRVV; the protein is encoded by the coding sequence ATGAAGTCACGCGGCGCGGGTCTCTCGCGCCGCGCCTTTCTCGGCGCGGGCGCGGCCCTTGGTGCGCTGGGAGCGATCGCTCCCTCGCGCCTCGGGCAGGCGCGCGCGCCGGCGCCTTTCGTGCCGACCGAGCGGCTGACGCTCGCCGCCGGACCGATGGACATGCGCCTGCTCGGCCCGGACGGCCCGGCGACGCCCTGTTACGCCTATGATGGCGAACCCTTCCGCCTCATCCGCCTGCCGCGCGGCGCCCGGCTCGAGGCGACCTATGCGAACGGGCTTCATGAGGGCAGCTCGCTGCATTTCCACGGCATCCGCATGCCGAACGAATTCGACGGCGTGCCCCCACTGACCCAGCCGCTGGTCGAGCCGGGCGCGCGCTTCGTGCACCAATTGCCACTGGACGATCCTGGCACCTTCTTCTTCCATCCCCATTGCGACGAGACCGGGCAGGCCGGGCGCGGGCTGGTCGGCGTGCTCATCGTCGAGGATCCGCGCGACCCGCGCTTCGATGCCGAGCATGTGCTCTGCCTCAAGGACTGGCGCCTCGCCGACGATGGCAGCTTCCTGCCGCTCACCGAGGCCGACGGCGCCTCCAAGGCCGGCACCTATGGCGCCACCCGCACCTGCAACGGCCAGCCGCGCCTCGCGCTCAACGCCCCCGCCGGCGGCGATGTGCGGCTACGCATCCTCAATGTCGATTCCACCCGCGTGATGGATATTGGCGTCGAGGGTGGCGAGGCCTGGCTCATCGCGGTGGACGGCCATGCGCTGAAGCCGGTGAAGCTCGACGACCTGCCGGACGGCATCTGGCGCATGGGTCCGGCGCAGCGCATCGACCTGCATGTGCGCATGCCCGCCAATGGCGCGCCGGTGACGTTCGGCGATTACCGTGCGGCAGACATTTACAGCTTCGCAACGCTCAGCGCGCGTGGCCGGGTGAAGCGTCCCCGCAAGGGCCCGCTTGCCCTGCCGCCGCCCGAACTGCCCGTGCCGGCTCTCGACAGCGCCGAGACCCTTTCCTTCACTCTGCAACAGGCGACCGATGCGGCGGTGAAGGAACTCGGCCTGCCGCCGGACGATCCGCTGGCCAAGGCGCTGGTGGCGAGCTTCTGCGTCGGCGCGGCGACCTATTGGTCGATCGGCCAGGTCTCCTGGTCGGCCGGCACGCGCCTTGGTCTGCCGCCGCCGCTCGCGCGCATGGAGGTGGGCAAGAGCTACCGCGTCACCATCAAGAACGAGACGCGATTTCCCCACCCGATCCATTTGCACGGCCACGCCTTCGCCGTGCTCGGCTCCAGCAAGGGCCGCCTGCCGCCGCATTTCGCCGACACGGTGCTGGTGCAGCCGGGCGAGGCGGTGGACATCGCCTTCGTCGCCGCGCCGGGCGACTGGGTCTTCCACTGTCACATCCTCGAACATATGGAGACCGGCATGATGGGCTGGTTCCGGGTGGTGTGA